From the genome of Bradyrhizobium sp. ORS 278:
TCGCCCCTCACCCTGAGGAGACCGCCGCAGGCGGGCGTCTCGAAGGGCGAGGCCCCCGCTGTGGCCTCATGGTTGGAGACGGCGCTGCGCGCCTCCTCACCATGAGGGTTGAGAGCCGCGAGCTGCGCTGCACGTTGGCAATGATCATGGACCTGCTGCGCGCTTCTCGACGCGCATTCAGACCTCACGCATCCAGCGCCTTGTAGTGGCGGAAAATGCCGTCCTCATTGAAGGGGATGCGGCGCTCGCTGGCCAGATAGGCTGCGATGTTCGGCCTGGCGGCGACGCGATCGTGCAGCGCGACGAGACCGGGGACGTTGCGCTCGAACGCGGCCATCCGGTTCGGAAACGCGTAGCGCAGGCCGGCGACGACCTGGAATAGCGACAGGTCGACGTAAGTGAGCCTTCGGCCGGTGACGTAGGCGCCGCCGCCCTTCGCCAAAATCTGCTCGAAATAGCCGAGGAATTTCGGCACCCGCTCATTCCAGAACTCGGCGGTGCGCTTTTTGGCGGGGAAGCGCTGATCCTCGTAGTAGAGCGTCGGCCCGAGCGGATGATGCGTGTCGTGGATCTCGACCACGAAGTCGGTGATCGTGAGCTGCAGCTGGTGCACCCAGAGCTGGCCCGCCTCGGCCTTCGGCGCGAGGCCGTGGCGGGCGCCGAGGAACAGCAGGATGTTGGCGGTCTGGCCGATGATGCGGCGACCGGCTTTCAGGAACGGCGGCGCGAAGGGCGGCGTGTCACCGTCGGCTTCGAGCATCGCGGTCATGGCCGCCAGGCCCTCCTCGCGCGCGACGTCGCGATAGCTGGCGCCCGCCTCCTCCAGCGCCAGCCGCACATATTCGCCGCGGCCCTGGATCATCGGCCAGTAGTACAGCTCGTAGCGCATGGGTCATCCTCGGGTGTGATGCGCCCATGCGTGCGACGGATACGGGACGCGCGTGTCAGTTCGCCGCGAAACAGTATAGCAGGCCATCGCCGCCGGTGCTCTTCAGATCGGCCTGCGAGCAGCCGCCGTCAGGCCCGCGCGAGGGATGCGAGGTGTTCCACGATCTCGAGGGCTCGTCGTCGCGCAGGCCGATGCGGTCGGAATGGCCGACCATCGCCGCGCCTTGCGTCGCGCTGGTCCAGTTGTGGCAGGTGCGGTCCTCGCCGGGTCCGAACGCCGTTCCATCCGCCTGCGAGCCGGTGAGCACGTCATGGCGGTTCGGCGTGTCGCCGCGCCCGTTGATGACCTCGCCCTTCTCGCTCAGCGCGGTCTGCTTGGAGAGATTGTTGGAGGCGCTGTGCAACTCGGTCACGTCCCTGGCGATGACAACGCCCTTGGCATTCTGCCATGGACCCTTGCCGATGCGGTCGCGCGCGTTGACCGCGGGCTGGCCGTCGGCGGCCTGGGTGGAGAGATAGGCGCGCCAGGTCTTGTTGGAAGAAGTCTTGGCGCCTGCGCCCGCCGCCTGCGCCAGCGTCTGGCAGTGCTTGTCGGCGCCGGCGAGGCCGCCGAGATTGCCGCCATTGCCCGGGCCGTTGCTG
Proteins encoded in this window:
- a CDS encoding glutathione S-transferase: MRYELYYWPMIQGRGEYVRLALEEAGASYRDVAREEGLAAMTAMLEADGDTPPFAPPFLKAGRRIIGQTANILLFLGARHGLAPKAEAGQLWVHQLQLTITDFVVEIHDTHHPLGPTLYYEDQRFPAKKRTAEFWNERVPKFLGYFEQILAKGGGAYVTGRRLTYVDLSLFQVVAGLRYAFPNRMAAFERNVPGLVALHDRVAARPNIAAYLASERRIPFNEDGIFRHYKALDA